The Couchioplanes caeruleus sequence AAGGCGGCCAAGCCGAAGAAGGCCGAGGACGGCGCCGGCGCGCAGATCACCCTCACCCCGGATCAGGGCTTCCTGAACGACCCGGCCACGCAGTATCCGGTGACGATCGATCCGATCCTCGACCCGGTGTCCACCACCTTCGACACCTACGTCAAGCAGAACGACACCGTCGACCGTGGTGGCGCGAACGACCTGCAGTTCGGCAACCTGAGCGGCAACGTGACCCGATCGTTCGTGCACTGGGACACCACCCTGCTACGCGGCAAGCTCATCACCCAGGCGCGCGCCTACTTCTGGAATTGGTGGTCGCCCTCGTGCACCCCGGCCAGCTGGGAGATCTGGTCCACCGACCCGGCCGACTCGGACACCCGCTGGACCAACCAGCCAGCGTGGAAGACCAAGGAAGCCACCTCCACGCTCACCAAGGGCTTCAACACCACCTGCAACGACGCCTGGGTCGACATCGACGCCAAGACGTTCTTCCAGCGCGCCGCCGACGCGGGCGGGTCCCGCGGGTACATGGGCATCCGCGCCACCAGCGAAACCGACGGCAACGCGTTCAAGCAGTTCCGCTCGCGGAACGCCGCCGACAACAGCCAGGTTCCGTACGCCGTCGTGTCGTACAACACGATTGCGACCGTCGGCACCCGTTCGACCACCCCGGCCTCGGCGTGTGCCACCGGCACCGGACGGCCCTACATCAACTCGCTGACCCCGACGTTGAAGGCCGTCGTCTCGGATGCCGAGACCAGCCCGGTGAAGGCCAACTTCGAGTGGTACGCCGCCGGCGGCGCCAAGATCGGCGGCGCCACCACCGCCACGGCCGCCTCCGGTTCCACCCTATCGGCGGCCGTCCCTGCGGGCGCATTCACGAACAATTCTTCGTACTCGTGGCGGGTGCAGGGCAGCGACGGCATCGGCAACAGTGCCTGGTCGACGTCCTGCGAATTCACCATCGACACCACCGTCCCGACCGCGACACCGACCGTGTCTTCCTCGACCTACCCGGCAGGTGGCTCCGGCGGCGGGCCTGGCACGGCAGGCACGTTCAGTTTCGGGGCTAACGGGACGACCGACGCTTCAGCGTTCCTGTACGGCCTGGACACCAACCCGCCGACCACCGCGGTCAACGCGACCACGCTAGGAGGCAGTGCCAGCGTCTCCATCACCCCTTCCACCGCTGGCGCGCACACCCTCTACGTGCGCTCGCGGGACCGCGCCGGGAACCTTTCCCCGGTCAAGTCCCATGCCTTCACGGTCAGCAACGTCATCGGCACCACGGCATCGCCCAAGACCGGCGACCTGTCTGCCGGCAAGGTGGTGCTCTCCAGCACCGGTGCATCGACCTCCACCGGGGCGACGTACCAGTGGCGACGTGCAGAAACCGACACCTGGACCAACATCCCGACCGCAGATGTCACTAAGACCGTCGGCGGCGCGGTCACCTGGCCTCTGGCCACTACCGGCAGCGGTAAGTTCCCCGATCTGAACTGGAACGTGGAGAACACCGTCAACACCGCCGAACCCGGGCCGGCTGCTCTGGACGGACCAATTCAGGTTCGGGCCTCCTTCGCCGGCGGATCCACGGGCAGTACCGCGCCCGTACGCTTTGCCCTGGACCGCGACCGGGCCGACGCTCCGAGCGCCGATATGGGTCCTGGATCGGTAAATTTGCTGACCGGCAACCTTCAGGTCGAGGCCGTTGATGCGCAGGCGGCGGGCGGGCTCAGTGTGGGTCGGACCTTCAACAGCCGCCAGCCTGGCGGTGTTGACCCGCTCTTCGGTCCGGGATGGGTGTCGAGCGCGACGGTCTCAACCGCTGACACGTACCGAAATCTCGTCGTCACGGGCGGCCTGGCGCAGGTCGGAACACCCGACGGTGACAGCATCGACTTTACCAAGAAGGCGACCACCTCCACCGGGGCGACGTTCGACCCTGTTGTCGGTGAAGAAGCCCTGCGGCTGGAATACCTCAGCAGCAGTGACACCTACAAGCTGACCGCTTCCACCGGCGATATCACGACGTTCAGTCGCCGCACGACCGATCCTGCCGGCCTTTACACCCCCTCCTCGGCGGTTGCAGTCGGCACCGGCGACACCACTGCCGTGTCGTGGGAAAAGGCCAGCGTGGACGGTACCGACGTGGTGCGTCCGACCAGGGTCGTCGCTCCGGCTCCGACCGGAGTCAACTGCAAAGACAACCCTCTCACCACCCGCGGCTGCAAGGTGCTGACGTATGCCTATAGCACCGCGACAACCGCCACGGCATCTGCCCACGGCGACTACCTGGGTCGGATCAAGCAGATGTCATTCACCGCGTATAGCCCGGCGACGGGCGCCATGAACAGCGTGGTGCTGGCCCGCTACAGCTACGACAACACCGGTCGGCTGCGAGAGGCGTGGGATCCCCGCCTCGATTACAACGACCTTGACGGCCTAAGTCACCAGGCGACGGGATACGCGTACGACGCCGACGGGATTCTGTCCACGATCACACCACCTGGCCAGCAGCCCTGGCAGCTGTCGTACACCACTGTGCCGGGCGACGCAGGCAAGGGCAGGTTGAACAGCGTCAGCAGGTCGGCGCTGGCCGCAGGTACAGCAGTAACCAGTGTCGTCTATGGCGTCCCAGTGACGGGAGTAAACGCGCCGGCGGACTTGTCGGTGGCGCAGACGGAACGATGGGGTCAGACGATCGCTCCGGTGGACGCGACCGCCGTCTTCCCGCCAACACATGTGCCCGACGGCAACCAGTCCACCGGCCAATTGCCGTCGTCCTGGCGGCAGGCCTCGGTCACCTACCTGGACGGCAATGCCAGGGAGGTCAACACCCTCCAACCCGGTCCGCACATCACCAGCACGTGGTACGACATCTACGGCAATGTGATCCAGGAACTGACTGCCCGTAACCGCCAGCGCGCTCTGGACGCATCCCCGTCCGACAACGCTGCCGCGGAAGCCGCGCTCGCCACGGCGTTCTCCAGCACCACCAGGTACAGCAACGACGGGCAGCGGATCACAGACACTATCGGCCCGGAGCACGACGTCGTGCTCTCCAACTGGACAACCGTCCGAGGTCGATCACACACCGCTTTCAAATACGACGAAGGCGCGCCGAATTCCGGTGAGCGCTACGACCTCGTCACCACGGAGACCGCGTCGGTTCAATACTGGGCCAGCCCGGGAACCATCGCCGACGCCGACCCCAGAACTACGACGTATCAATACGACTGGAACCTACGCCGCGTCACGGCACAGACGGTGGACCCCCAAGGTCTGGCACTGACCACGCGCACGTCCTACGACGACGCAAGCGGCCTAGTCACGGCCACCACCACCCCAGCCGGCGACGGTACGACCGCAGCCACCCGCACGACGGTTCACTACCGCGCCGGCACCGGATCCGGATTTAGCCAATGTGATAACCGTCCGGAATGGTCGGGTCTGCCGTGCCGCACGGGCCCGGGGGCTCAGCCGGGAACCGATCCAGAACTACCCACCACAACGACCACGTACACAATGTACGAACAACCCGCCGTGATTTCCGAGAACAACAGTTCGACGACGCTGCGCACGACCCGTATCGAGTACGACGAGGCTGGACGGCCTACGGAGGTCAAGATCACGGCTCAAAGCTCGCTCGGTACGCCGGTCGAGACCCGGCGCAGCGTCTACGCGCCAGCAACCGGAGATCAAATCCGGACCGAAATGCTCGACCCCTCCGGCAGGGTGACGGCGAAGCTCGTGCGCACCTTTGACGAGGTCGGTCGGCAGACGTCGTACACCGACGCAGACGGCGCAACCTCCACCGTCACCTATGACATTGCATCCCGGCCCCACACGCTCAACGACGGCAAGGCCGTTAGGACGATGGGCTACGACGACAGCGCCCAGGGCAGCGGCATGCCGACTCAGCTTTCGGATAGCCAGGCTGGAACGTTCAGCGGCAGCTACAACGCTGACGGCGAGCTGGTCAGCGAAACCCGTCCGGATGGATTGACCATCAACAACCATTACAACGAAGAGGGTCGCCGAACGGGCGTCGAATATATGCGTGGAGCCACATCCATGTATTACGACTGGGTCGGCGTGCAGGCCCATGGCCAATGGAAGTGGACTTCTAGCACATTCTCGACCAGCGGCTTGGACTACGACGCCGCAGGACGTCTTGTCCACTCCAGCAACAGGGCGGGCTCGCCTGAATGCACCACCCGCAACTACGGCTTCGACCGGGCAAGCAACCGCGAGACCCTCAAGACGTATGGGGCGGCCCTGGACGGGGAGTGTCAGACAAATGATCCTGCGTCCAGCCGCACCTGGGCCCATGACACCGCAGATCGCTCGTCCAACTCCGGATACGCGTACGACAATCTCGGCCGCACGCTCACCCTTCCTGACGACGACACTGCCGCCGGCGACGGCGCGGGCGATGTCCAGATGGACTACTACGCCAATGACATGACGCGTGCAATCACCACCGGATCCGTTAGCACAACCTATACCTTGGATGTGAACGCCAAGCGGTTCCGGAATTACACGACACAGGTGGGCACCGTCTCCAGCGCCAAGACCAATCACTACAGCGACGACACGGACAACCCAACGTGGATCGCCGAGAACGGTTCGTACACCCGCATGGTGACGGGCCTGGGAGGCGTCGCGGCCGTGTACGACGGGGCGACTGGCAAGATGCACTGGAAGATCGCGAATCTGCACGGCGACTTTGTCGCCACGATCGTCGGCGGCGACACCGGCATCACGGCCAGCCACCTCGCTGACGAGTACGGCCGCGAGAGCAACGCCGGCGCCGGCGCCGGACGGTACGGCTGGCTCGGAACGTTCCAGCGGTCCGCCGACAACCCTGCAGGCCTGATCACCATGGGAGTGCGGACCTACAACCCCGTCACCGGAAGATTCCTATCTACGGATCCGATTTACGGAGGAAACGCCAACTCCTACGACTACTGCGCCGGCGACCCGATCAACTGCACGGACACGAGCGGCGCCGTCTCCTGCAAGAAGACGTACTCTAAGACGACCCGAAGCTGGCTCTTCAGGATCCCCATCAAGTGGGAATGGAAGATCACATGCAATTTCAGTAGCCAAGAGGTCAAGGATGTCGCGTCGGGCACCGAAGGCGGGGGGATGTGGTACGCCGTCTACCTCGCCTGGAAGAAGACCATTGGCAGAGCGGTTCTTGCGGCCATGGTCACGCAGTCCATTGGCTGGACACTAGAGTGGGCGTACGGCAGGTTCTGCAAGAAGCAACAGGGAGTTTGGATCAGGTACTACGCCTGGGCTGGCATCACCGGCTTCATCCCCTTTGGATATTGGCTCGACGGAATCGGCTGCCGGTAACCGAGGGATTTCGCCCGAAAGGTAGCTTGCTCGTAATTGCGTCCTGCCGCCGAATGCGGCGGCAGGACGCAACACCAAGGCGGCGCGCTCGACAGAAACTCGCGAACCTGAAGGAGGGACACCGTGGCCACCGACACACAGGCGAACCTTTTTATTCCGATGACGTTCGTCGGTACTCTTTCTGTTCCCGCTTTAGCCCTCACCGACGGTTCCGCGGAGCCAGAGTGGGTGGGTTTCCCAACCAGCTGCGGACTCTTGCACACCCGCCGACCGCCGCTGTCGTTGCCCTACGATGCGGCTACCGCACCCACTGCGCGACAGTTCGTTCGGTTCCGCCGGATGCGCCAGCTTCTTCTAGTTCCGGTCTTCACCCTCCTCATTATCGCCGGATTCGTCATCGGGCAACTCGAGGAGACAACAAACAACACATCTTCCAACACCATCCAGACCATTCTCTACCTGACCGCCGGCGCCCTCGGATGGTGGGTGGCACGCATGGAAAAGCGTACGTCTGTACGGCCCCGTCCAGAACCGATCGGCCGACTCGGCATCTACATCTCCGGGGTGCCGGCAGGAGTCGCACAGGAATGGGTTCACCGCAACAGTGCCGTGCAGATCGTATCCCAGCCGCCGCCATGGCGACGATTCTCGGCCCGAACTTACGCCTTGTTCTCAACCCTGACGGCAGTAGCAGGCGCTGGTTTGCTGATCCTGGTCACGACCGACCGCAATGAGGGAATCCACGTGATCGCCTTCATGGCAATACTGGCGTTGTTCGCAATGACAATCGCCGCGGCGCATAGGGCCTTGCCTTCGAGCTTCGGCCGCAGGGGAAGAAATCGCGGCTAGCTAGATAAAGAGATGTGCCACGAGGGCGATGATTCCCCGCACAGTTGCTGCTCGACGGAGGTGACGAACGTCAACTCCGAGAAGTTCAACGGTGTCCGCCCGCGGCCAACTTGTCAACACCCGTCCATGTAGATCAAGGCCGTGGAGGTGAAGCCCGGGCCGGGCGTGAGCGGCCGCGGCCTCCGGAGGTGGGCACCCCCAGATCTTGCCGGGACCCGGACTTCGCGGCACACCGGTTTCGCAGGATTGAGTAACGATCTGGGCCGGCAGCGAAATGGGGAGTGCCGCTCTGGGGACCATGTGGGGACCAAACGCTATGCATAGCAGTGCGCGGACCTGAACACTTGACGCGTGAGTGAACGGCGAATACCGCGCTTGACGTGTGGAAACGCCAACATCAACGGGCTGGGGGTCAAGGGGTCGCAGGTTCAAATCCTGTCAGCCCGACCATAAAACAGCAGGTCAGGGCCGGTATCGCGGATTCGCGGACCGGCCTTTTCTGTACCTGGAGCCTGCTGGGGAGAATTCTGGGAGACGATCTTCTCCCGGAGCAGGTGATCCAGGACCGCCACCGGCGACCCGGAGGCGAGCTGCCGCCGGACCGCCAGAGCGTTCTCCCACAGCTCGGTCAGACCGTCGAGCAGCCGCCGGATCATGTCCACCGTCGCATGCGCGTAGCGCGCCTGGACCGACCCGTCCGCGTGCCCCATCTGGGCGTCCATCACGGTCGACGGCGTGCCGAGCTCCACCATCAGGGTCTTGTACGTGTGCCGCAGGCCGTGCGGGGTCAGACCCGGCGCGATCGGTAGCCAGCACGCTTCCGCCCGGCTCGCCGCACTTCGGCCCCGGATCGGCACGCCGGGCCACGGATCCGCCGCGACCGGTACCGGTCGGGCCACCTTGGGTGCCTTCGCCGGATAGCGGCCCGTGGCAGCCGGCTGGAACAGCCAGGTGGCGAAGCCGTTGCGCCGATAGTGCCCGGCCGCCGTGCCGGTGGGCGCACCGCACACGAACCCGAGCTGCTCGATCGCCGCCGTCACTTTGTCGCGGGTCGCCTCCTGCACGACGCGCGGGCGGTTGAGCACATTGGACACCGTGCCCGTCGACACTCCGGCCACCTGGGCGACATCGGCGAGTTTCGGTCCCGGCCGCCGGGCCGCGCCGTTCGCCGTGCCGTACCCGCGGAAGGCGTACCGGTGGCCGTGACAGGCGCACGGGACCAGAGCGGTCTGAGCCACGTGTGTAGTGAGCAGCGACCCAAGCCATTCCGGCACATGCACTGTCCGGTAGGAGTCGTCCTTCGGCGGGCAACGGTGCAGTTCGCCGGTATCCAGCTCGTACAACTGCCACTCGACGCGCACCTCGCCCGGGCGGATGTACCGCGTCTCCAGGCCGACCAGTTCGCCCCAGCGCAGACCGGTGAAGCCGAGCGTCGTCACCGCCAGGAACTCGTCGTCGCGGCCCGACAGCAGCGCGGCCCGCTCGGCGAGCAGCAGGATGCCGAGTCCGGTGGTGACGGTCTTCTCCGGTGCGCGTTTCTGCGACCGGCCCGCGCGTTTGCCCCGGCCGCGTCGCCGGGCCGCCGGGTTCGATTCCCGCAGGCCCTCGTCGACCGCGTCGGCCAGGATCAGATGCAGCGTGGTGCGCCATAGCCGAAGACTCGCCTCCGCGTAGCCGAGCGCCCGTTCCCGCTTCTCCCACGCCATCACATCGGCGGGGGAGATGGCGGCCACGGCGAAGTCCTGGAACGCGGGGAGCAGATGGTCCTCGATCGTGCGCTGGTAGTTCTGCATCGTGGACCGGGCCAGCTCCTGTCGCGCGTACCAGTCATTGACGTACTCGGCGAACGTCATCCGTCCCGCCGCTCGGGGTGGCCGGCCTCCGTTGCGGACCTTGGCCTCCGCGTCGTTCGCCGCCTGCTCTGCGTCACGGCGGGTGCGGAACTTCATGGTCGCGCCGTTGGTGTCCACCACAGTGGCGTACCGGCCCGGCGCCAGCTTGTAGCGCCCCCGCCAATAGTCGCCGCGCTTCTCTGCATATCCCACGACCCCACTCCTCTCGTTCGACTATGCCGCTTCATCGGAGCGCGCGCTCCGTGCCCGGCGCGGTACCCGGGCCACCAGCCGCATCGCAGGCTCCGGGCTGGTCGTGCTGTCACCACGCCAGCTCCGTCCAGTAGGCGGTACCGTCCTGCCGACCTCGACCGGCTGTACCTCGAACTGGCGAACGATGGCGGCGACGTGGTCCGCGGTGAACAGATAGCTGCCACCCATCCAGCAGTGCGGGATGCGCCGATGCCGCGCCTGCTCCTTGACCCACCACGACGAACGACGCAACGCCTCCGCCACCTCAGCGGCGGTGTAAAGGCGTGGTAACCCGTTCGGCGTGCCGGTCATAGCTGCGGCTGTCTCCTCCGGTTTGGCGTCAAGCTGGGTTTGACGGTTGGCGGCCGATCACGCGGCCAGGGTGGTCCGGGCTTGCCTGGCGGCTTCGGCGTGTTCTCGGGCCATCGCGGCGGAGGTGTTGGCGAGCATGGCGTCGGCGGTGGTGTGCCAGCCGGCGCCCACGAACTGCAGGAAGTTGACGACCAATGTCGTTGGCTCCATGGCGGTTTCGATGGCCTCGGGGGCACTGGTCTGCGCGCGGCGAAAGAAGATGCGTTGTTCGCGGAGCAGTGCGAAGGTGACGCTGTGACGGCGAGACTTGGTGAGGAAGTGCCCGCCGAAGCCGAGCATGTGCGCCCAACGCCGCAACCGCGGCCCGGGGTCGGTCGCACGATGCCGGGCTTGCGACTGTCCGGCGTGGACGGCCGCGGCGGCCCGGGCTGCGGCCGCGGTCTGGGCCGAACAGGTGGGGCAGGTGCGCAGCCGGGTGCGGTTGGCGCAGGCCGGGCAGATCCACGGCGCGCGTAAGGCCGCGCCGGTCGTAGCGGTGCGTACCGGCAGCAGATCGACGTGGGGCCGGGTTGCGGGTTGGCCGGTGTCGCCGAGGCGCCAACAGGCGGCGATCAGCCGTTCCGTGTGGCTGCCGTGCGGGTCGGCAAACAGGCCGATGGTGTCCTCGTCCAGGCGGGCCGAGGTGTGGCCGGTGATCTCGGTGGATTTGGTGGCGTACTTGGCCAGGTAGGCGGCGACCTGCGCGTCGGTCACCTCGCCCTCGGCGGCCACGGTGATCACTTTGGTGTGCACCTGGTCGCCCCAGCCGATCGCCCAGCCGCCGGGTCGGGATGGGTGCGGGTCGGTGGTGAAGCAGACCCTCTTCGCGGTGTGGTCGATGGCGGCGATCAGGTCGGCGGTGTCCAGTCCGGGCGGGGGCGGCAGGATGGCATCGGGGGTGTCGGGGTGGTAGCCGTCCAGGCGGATGATGGCGTGGAAGTGCACGACGCCGCGGCGTTGCATCTCGGCGGCTTTGCCGAACGACAGCCGCCACGGCGGCACCAGCCGCGACCGTTGCTTGCCGGTGCTGTCGACGTAGTAGATGCGGAACTCGGGGATGCCGCGGTGACGGGCCAGGCGCCGTAGGTAGCGGTGGATGGCGATGGTGGTGCGCCGCCACAGTTCGCCGGCCATCACGTTCCACACGGCCTGGGTGTCGTAGTCGTAGCAGTCGCGGCATAGCGGCGTCCCGAGCCGCTGGTCGTCGCCGGCGTGCCGGACGAAGCACACGAGGCGGACGCCGTGCGGGCAGACGGTCAGGGCGCGGCGGGCGTGGCACGGGTCGGGGCGGCAGTCGCAGTCCTTTCGGCGGGCGCAGGTGTGCCGTTTGATGGCGCGGGTGTGGACCTCACCGAAGCTGGGTGCGGTGAAGGTGGGGAAGACCGCCGGGTGGTGGGCGACCTGTTCGGGTACGCCCTTGCCGCCGACCAGCCCGGCGCGGACGACTTGGTAGGCGTCGC is a genomic window containing:
- a CDS encoding tyrosine-type recombinase/integrase, with the translated sequence MGYAEKRGDYWRGRYKLAPGRYATVVDTNGATMKFRTRRDAEQAANDAEAKVRNGGRPPRAAGRMTFAEYVNDWYARQELARSTMQNYQRTIEDHLLPAFQDFAVAAISPADVMAWEKRERALGYAEASLRLWRTTLHLILADAVDEGLRESNPAARRRGRGKRAGRSQKRAPEKTVTTGLGILLLAERAALLSGRDDEFLAVTTLGFTGLRWGELVGLETRYIRPGEVRVEWQLYELDTGELHRCPPKDDSYRTVHVPEWLGSLLTTHVAQTALVPCACHGHRYAFRGYGTANGAARRPGPKLADVAQVAGVSTGTVSNVLNRPRVVQEATRDKVTAAIEQLGFVCGAPTGTAAGHYRRNGFATWLFQPAATGRYPAKAPKVARPVPVAADPWPGVPIRGRSAASRAEACWLPIAPGLTPHGLRHTYKTLMVELGTPSTVMDAQMGHADGSVQARYAHATVDMIRRLLDGLTELWENALAVRRQLASGSPVAVLDHLLREKIVSQNSPQQAPGTEKAGPRIRDTGPDLLFYGRADRI
- a CDS encoding RHS repeat-associated core domain-containing protein produces the protein MFRKRANAATALWRDTPAPWSRRLALALPVTLIASVAAAPTPQAFAAAKAAPAVQCPPSRPDESAALITARMCNGRVQIEGATSETVEAFALPSGQVEQIVSAAPVRVKQPDGKWAPVDLTLAKNADGTVSPKAQTSKLVLSGAESKEGSHPLAEVGTGARRVAMSWSGKLPDPTLDGDRATYPEALPGVDLVVQATRTGAETFFVVKSRAAAARVAKLTLPVTGAAVSSYRQDAAGNMVLLDKADKPLATVPAPEMWDARTEPTTGKPAKIRKIATKLAKRAAKAAKPKKAEDGAGAQITLTPDQGFLNDPATQYPVTIDPILDPVSTTFDTYVKQNDTVDRGGANDLQFGNLSGNVTRSFVHWDTTLLRGKLITQARAYFWNWWSPSCTPASWEIWSTDPADSDTRWTNQPAWKTKEATSTLTKGFNTTCNDAWVDIDAKTFFQRAADAGGSRGYMGIRATSETDGNAFKQFRSRNAADNSQVPYAVVSYNTIATVGTRSTTPASACATGTGRPYINSLTPTLKAVVSDAETSPVKANFEWYAAGGAKIGGATTATAASGSTLSAAVPAGAFTNNSSYSWRVQGSDGIGNSAWSTSCEFTIDTTVPTATPTVSSSTYPAGGSGGGPGTAGTFSFGANGTTDASAFLYGLDTNPPTTAVNATTLGGSASVSITPSTAGAHTLYVRSRDRAGNLSPVKSHAFTVSNVIGTTASPKTGDLSAGKVVLSSTGASTSTGATYQWRRAETDTWTNIPTADVTKTVGGAVTWPLATTGSGKFPDLNWNVENTVNTAEPGPAALDGPIQVRASFAGGSTGSTAPVRFALDRDRADAPSADMGPGSVNLLTGNLQVEAVDAQAAGGLSVGRTFNSRQPGGVDPLFGPGWVSSATVSTADTYRNLVVTGGLAQVGTPDGDSIDFTKKATTSTGATFDPVVGEEALRLEYLSSSDTYKLTASTGDITTFSRRTTDPAGLYTPSSAVAVGTGDTTAVSWEKASVDGTDVVRPTRVVAPAPTGVNCKDNPLTTRGCKVLTYAYSTATTATASAHGDYLGRIKQMSFTAYSPATGAMNSVVLARYSYDNTGRLREAWDPRLDYNDLDGLSHQATGYAYDADGILSTITPPGQQPWQLSYTTVPGDAGKGRLNSVSRSALAAGTAVTSVVYGVPVTGVNAPADLSVAQTERWGQTIAPVDATAVFPPTHVPDGNQSTGQLPSSWRQASVTYLDGNAREVNTLQPGPHITSTWYDIYGNVIQELTARNRQRALDASPSDNAAAEAALATAFSSTTRYSNDGQRITDTIGPEHDVVLSNWTTVRGRSHTAFKYDEGAPNSGERYDLVTTETASVQYWASPGTIADADPRTTTYQYDWNLRRVTAQTVDPQGLALTTRTSYDDASGLVTATTTPAGDGTTAATRTTVHYRAGTGSGFSQCDNRPEWSGLPCRTGPGAQPGTDPELPTTTTTYTMYEQPAVISENNSSTTLRTTRIEYDEAGRPTEVKITAQSSLGTPVETRRSVYAPATGDQIRTEMLDPSGRVTAKLVRTFDEVGRQTSYTDADGATSTVTYDIASRPHTLNDGKAVRTMGYDDSAQGSGMPTQLSDSQAGTFSGSYNADGELVSETRPDGLTINNHYNEEGRRTGVEYMRGATSMYYDWVGVQAHGQWKWTSSTFSTSGLDYDAAGRLVHSSNRAGSPECTTRNYGFDRASNRETLKTYGAALDGECQTNDPASSRTWAHDTADRSSNSGYAYDNLGRTLTLPDDDTAAGDGAGDVQMDYYANDMTRAITTGSVSTTYTLDVNAKRFRNYTTQVGTVSSAKTNHYSDDTDNPTWIAENGSYTRMVTGLGGVAAVYDGATGKMHWKIANLHGDFVATIVGGDTGITASHLADEYGRESNAGAGAGRYGWLGTFQRSADNPAGLITMGVRTYNPVTGRFLSTDPIYGGNANSYDYCAGDPINCTDTSGAVSCKKTYSKTTRSWLFRIPIKWEWKITCNFSSQEVKDVASGTEGGGMWYAVYLAWKKTIGRAVLAAMVTQSIGWTLEWAYGRFCKKQQGVWIRYYAWAGITGFIPFGYWLDGIGCR
- a CDS encoding DNA-binding protein, translating into MTGTPNGLPRLYTAAEVAEALRRSSWWVKEQARHRRIPHCWMGGSYLFTADHVAAIVRQFEVQPVEVGRTVPPTGRSWRGDSTTSPEPAMRLVARVPRRARSARSDEAA
- a CDS encoding replication initiator — encoded protein: MTVSTLSVVPEAPASGAAPYAKPDTYPSVPAWWRRSTDVRLQAIARAARPDYEAWLAHVKTAAACTRPIRLAGTIATIEAATSRLLAERSTADMPDGVIYKPCGNRRESVCPSCSKLYQRDAYQVVRAGLVGGKGVPEQVAHHPAVFPTFTAPSFGEVHTRAIKRHTCARRKDCDCRPDPCHARRALTVCPHGVRLVCFVRHAGDDQRLGTPLCRDCYDYDTQAVWNVMAGELWRRTTIAIHRYLRRLARHRGIPEFRIYYVDSTGKQRSRLVPPWRLSFGKAAEMQRRGVVHFHAIIRLDGYHPDTPDAILPPPPGLDTADLIAAIDHTAKRVCFTTDPHPSRPGGWAIGWGDQVHTKVITVAAEGEVTDAQVAAYLAKYATKSTEITGHTSARLDEDTIGLFADPHGSHTERLIAACWRLGDTGQPATRPHVDLLPVRTATTGAALRAPWICPACANRTRLRTCPTCSAQTAAAARAAAAVHAGQSQARHRATDPGPRLRRWAHMLGFGGHFLTKSRRHSVTFALLREQRIFFRRAQTSAPEAIETAMEPTTLVVNFLQFVGAGWHTTADAMLANTSAAMAREHAEAARQARTTLAA